Below is a window of Limibacillus halophilus DNA.
GCTTGATCAGGTAGTCGGGATCATCAAACCCGTTCTGAGGAGTGCCGGTTGGTCCGCCGGGAAAGAAACGCTCCGAATCATGAACTAACGCGGCGAACTTCAGAGCATCGGTCGCATTTGAGCCAGCCAGCTTTATCGCCCATTGCCTAGTCGCCAGCAAATGCTCTAGTTGATAAAATCCATCAAGCCATTCCATCGCCTTGAATTCCAAGGGCGTGAATGTCGGGTCGGCATATTTTCCAATCAAACTCGGGACGTGGTTGGAGAGCATTTTACTTCCTTTCGGACGGTGCTAACGCGCTTGCTTGGCGGTGCAAATTGCGCGCCAAACCTTCTCAGGGGTAATCGGCAATTCCGAAATCTCAATCTGATAGTCCCTCAAGGCATCACAAACCGCGTTGGCTATTGCCGCTGCGGGGGGAATAGTCCCAACCTCACCGACGCCCCGGACACCGAAGGTTGTAACATCCGATGGCACCTCCGTATGAAGCAATTGGATTGGTGGAACATCAACAGACATCGGGGCAAAATAATCCATCATCGAGCCGTTGATCAGCTGCCCGGTTTCAGCGTCATAGCGCAGTTCCTCATTCATCGCCGCGCCTATCCCCTGCACAAGCGCGCCGCGAACCTGCCCCTCAACTAGCATTGGGTTAACTTCGATGCCGCAATCATGTGCCATCACGAAGCGCTCCACCTTGTATTCCCCGGTCTGCGGATCAACAGCGACAACTGCCGCAGCTGTGCCGAATGAAAAGGATGCCTCGCGCGGCTCGAAATGAGCCGTCGCCTCAAGCCCAGGCTCGATACCATTCGGGATTCCCTGGCCAGTAATTGCTCGTTTAAAGACATCCGCCAAAGGCACTGAGAGAGTAGGATTATTCTTCACGCAAACCGCCATTTGCCGAATCGTCAAATTGGCAGGTGATTGCTCCAAAGCCATGCCGCCAATGAGAAGTATCTTTTGCCGCATCACTTCGGCCGCTTGCTTTATTGCCCCGGAGGCTGCGATCAAGGTCCGTGAGGCAAAAGCACCGGTATTGAGCGGCGAAGAAGCGGTATCCCCCGCGTGGACCCGCACGGCATCGTAATCGATCCCCAATACCTGCGCACAAATCTGAGCAAAGGCTGTTTCACTGCCTTGCCCAAAAGTCGACACACCACTGTAGAGATCGACCCCTCCCGACCGGTTTGCCCGCAAAGTAACACTTTCATGCGCGCCGAATTGTGACCCTCGATTCGCTAGAAAGCGCGCTGACGCATAGCCGGTTCGTTCAACAAAAGACGAAAGGCCAATCCCTTTTATTCGCCCGTCGCCGCGCACCACGCGCGGGGCCGCAAAGTGAGCTTCGTAGTCCACTGCCGCGGCCGCCATTTCAAGCGTTCGGGGGTAGTCTCCTATGTCATAGACCGCGCCACTCGCAGTTCGCCATGGCAGGTCTCCCGGTTGCAGCATGTTTAATCGACGGAGAGCCAGAGGGCTTTTGCCAAGCTTGCCAGCCATTCGGTCGAGCAAAACCTCCAGAGCAAAATTCACTTCTGGTTGGCCGTATCCACGATAAGCGCCAATCGGCGTTTTGTTGCTTAGAACTACCATCCGTGTTGCGCGTGCATCTGATACTTTATAGGGGCCCGCGAAAGTTACCGACGAAAGTTGCGCTGATCCGAAAGGTGAGTTCCAGCCCCCGATATCGGTGACGTAATCGTCGATGATCGCCTTGATCCGGCCGTCTCGGTCAGCAGCAATTGCCATGTTGTGGATTGATTCTCGCCCGTGAGTGGAGGCACGAAAATACTCCATCCGATCTTCGATCCATTTGACGGGGCGACCAAGCGAAATAGCGTGCAGCGATGCTAAAATATCTTCTGGGAAAGCCCCAAGTTTCATGCCGTAGGCACCACCCACGTCGGATGCAACAACACGAATGCCGCTTTCTTCTAGGCGGAGGGATTCTGCAAGTTGCTTGCGCACCAAGTGCGGCACCTGTGTCGAGAGGCGAACGTCGAGCATACGTGCTCCAGCGCGCCAATAGACAGCAACGCCACGGGTTTCCAACGACAGGGGCGCAACACGGCTGTTATAAAACCGGCCACGCGCAACAACCTCAGCTGTGCCGCACTTCTGATCCGGCTCACCGATCTGATCTGTGTTTTCCGCCATCAGGTTGTTCGCGAGTAATTCCGGATGCAGTACAGGCGCGTCGTTGTCGAGGCACTTGGCCGTGTCGGTCACATGAGGAAGCGGCTCATAGTCGATCTCGAGCAAATCTAACGCATCCTCGGCAATTGCCCTCGTCTCGGCGGCAATCGATACAACAGCCTGGCCTTCATGCAATGCGACATCGCGCGCCAGAGCAAAGTATGGCAGTGCCGGTGCGCCCGGCACGGGCCGTAACACGGTAAGCGGATTACTACGCTCAGCGACTTCTTTGCCGGTAAAAATCTCCAGTACACCAGGCACCTGCCAGGCTGCCGCAGTATTTATCCGGAGAATTCTTGCATGCGGAAAGGGGCACCGGGCGATTGCCATTTCAATCTGATGGGCAAACTGCGCATCGTCTACGAACAGCCCACCTCCCTGAAGCAGCCTGTCGTCTTCCTTTCTCGGTAGCGATTGCCCGATGATCCTGTTCGTCGAAGCTTTGGAGGTCGAGCGTTGGTCCTTTGTATTGGGAGCTTGCGGCTTTGTTTCGGCGTTCATGCCTCAGCTTCCTTTTGATTGGCGCCCGCATCCAAGGCAGCAGTAAGGTATTCCTCAATGGCGTTTACTATGCCCTCGTACCCAGTACAGCGGCACAGTACACCGGCGATTTCTTCTCTAATCTCCTCTTTGGAAAGAACGCGGCCGTGGCTCTCCAGCGATTTGGCCACGCACAGGAAAGCCGGCGTGCAAAACCCACATTGCAGCGCGTGGTGGCGCTTGAACGATTCTTGCAGCAAACTCAATCGGTTGCCTTCGGATAGCGCCTCAACAGTGCAAACGTTCCTGCCATCCAACTGCACTGCAAGCATCAGGCACGACTTTACGACCTGACCGTCGACAGTAATCGTACACATACCGCAAACACCTTGCTCGCATCCGATATGGGTGCCGGTAAGGCCAAGTTTTTGCCGCAGAAAATCCGCAGCATGCATTCGCACAGGGGCTGATTCGGCAATAAGTTCGCCATTTACAGTGAAGGATACTTCGGTTTGATTTGTTCTCGAGATCATGAATGTCCCTTATGCCTCCCGCGGATTGTCATCGCCATTTTAATGCGTCCCGAAACAGCTTTAGGCTGGCAGGTGCCGCATTTCCTCTACCGCAATGTCGCCATCAATAACGATCGGTTCGTCGTCGAGGTAGAGAGAGCAATGCCGCATCGGAATATCCAGATGGCAGGCTGTATCGTTTGGCCCTCCAAGTTCGTTATTAGGGCCCGTAGAGAACATCACATTGCCGTAGAAGCTACGCAGTTCCATCCCCATGCCGCCGGGGAAATTTGTTAGCCCATGCCACTGCGCGCGATGATCAAGTCCCCATCCGACATGGCTCATCCCATAGCCCCGAGGGTCCTTGAAACTTTCCATATAGGATTTGACAAGATCTGCATCGAGGCCGCCCCGGATATCGGTTATGAGCCCTTTCTCAATCGTGTAAGTGATTGGATCGCGTGCATACGCGTTAAACGGCAACAGTACATCGCCCGGCGCCACGACGATCTGGCCGTCCACACCATCATCCGACGCGCCAGTGAAGACGAAAGCGGCAGGCCAGTGATCCCAGCGACCCGGTTCATCGGTGCAACCATATTCGCTGATCGTTGGGTAAACGCCTAACTGATAGGTCACGTCGGTGCCGTGCGGGCTAGTGATCCGCATCACCTTTGCCTTCGACAATATCTCTGCACCTATTTCAACCCGCTCGCGAAGCTCTTTGGTAGGCAGAAGACGGGCCAGCAACGATGCCGGCTCAACTGCCGTCAACACACGGGTTCCCGCCGCCTGGATTGCCATCTGCTCCTTTGAAAACAGGAGAAACATAAGGTCAATCAACATATCTGCCTGCTTGAGCGCTTCTACGGCTTCGGGATTACTGGAAAGACCGTTTACACCGACTTCCCAGTTGCCAGACCCAGCGACCGGCATCGGCAGGCGCATGTTATACATCTTCGCGCCAAGCCGTTGGCCCGCCGCCATAAACGCATCCGCATAGTCCAGGCGCTCGCTGCCCTGGGACAGCACGACTACCTTTTCGCCCTCATGAACTCCGCTCATGGTCAACTGATGAAGGCATATCTCAGTCAGTGACATCAGATCCATAACTTGCTCCCTACCACTTGGCCAGATATTACGACTTTGCGTCCGCCAAGATTGGTTCGAGTGTTTGAAAGAAGCCCGCCTCATTGTCCCAGGGGATCATGTGGCCGGCCTCTCGCACGCAATAGAGACGAATTGTTGGATTGGCTCGCGCCAAATCGGCAGCCCCCTCGCGGGTAACTACCGGACTGTTGCCGCCGTAAATCAACACGGCAGGTTGTGTGATTCTTTCCCAGTACGGGAAAAAATTTTCCGTCTCAAAGCCCGCGTGGGATTCACGAACCGCCGTTTCATCACATTGCGGCAGCACCTCGATACGAAGCTGCAGTTCGCGCTCCGGCCATTTCGGATAGAAACGGCGGACCTCATCGAGCGTAGTGCCAGCTTTCGCCTCTTTCAGTTGTGTCATGAAGCTTTCGAGACTGGTCGGATACCCGCCTCGTCCGGGACCACAAACGGGGGGATCCACGAGAACGAGCAAACCGTGATCTTCCATTGCATAGGTCGTCGCATAGGCTGCTGCGATCCGCGCGCCCATCGAATGGCCTATAATCACCGGTTTGTGCAATCCGAGCGCTCTGATTAGCCCATGAACATCTGCAGCGTAATCCGACAAGCGATAACCCCCTGGGGGTGCTATTTCGGTTTGCCCTCGACCGCGGATGTCAGGCACATATACCGTGAACCCGAGCGCCGCAATTCTGATGGCAAGGAAATCAGCTGTCGCCGCAGGGCTGGTTATACCCGGCAGCATGAAGACCGCGGGCGCTCCAGCATTACCATAGGTTAGCAAATGGTGCCTTAAGCCATTGGCTTCGACATACTGCGACTTCCCGGCGATCTGAACTTTCATGCCGATACCTTTGCCTTGCTAATGACTCCGGTTGACTGGGTGCCAAGCGCTGCCCCTGCGTTGGGCACGATCGGGTCCAACCCCAAGGCCAATAGGATTTCACGGGTCGTACAGGTCGCGGCTGTAATAACCGGCAGGCCGATTTTGTCCTGGACCATCTGTACGGCGGGCAAGGATGGCATCTGTACACAGGCGGAGAGGATCAAGCCATCCACGCCGGAAAGATCAAGCTTTGCCACGTGCTCGGGCAAATTCAGTGGATCAAGTCGACCAACCGCCAAATTGTTTGATATTGAGAGGCTTACACTATTGGTGACCGTTACGCCCGCCGCCTCAATGTAGGCGATTACCATCTTGGTGAGCTCCGGCATATAAGGGGCCACCAAAGCGACCTTCCGGAGCCCAAGCGCATCAAGCGTGCGCACCAACGCACCGGCGCTGGACACGATCGGGACACCCTTTCCCCGATCTCCGAGGACGACCTCGCCAAGTTTTGCCTCAATCCTCTTGTGAGCACCTGCTCCGCGCGACATCAAGGCAACAAGACAAGCGTAAGCAATCACATCCACGTCGGCGTCACCCAGTTCCGCCGCGCATCGATCGCCGTCATCGACCATGCGTGACAAGGATTGGACATCTACCGTGTGGAGCCGCGCGCGGCTGGAGTGGAAAGTAAAACCCGGAAAATCCCACGAAGCACTCTGGCGCAAGAGTGCTGGAATTTCCGTTTCCATTGTCGTGTTCGAACTCGGTACTATCAGGCCAACTCGTTTCATTTGGGATACCCTCCCTTGGGTGTTTACTATCCAATGTCCGGCCTTGCACCGGCACCTCAATTTTCTTTCCGAACTCACAAGAGAACAGAAATGATCACCAAGCTGAGCGCGACGTTTGCGGCTGCCAGTGCTGCAGCGACTTTGCTCCAACCGTTGGAGACGACTGGTCCGTAAGACGGTGCCGCGACCGTAGAAGCCACTCGTGCTCCAGTTCCAATCTTGCGCGGTGCTGCCGCGGTAGGTTGGTAGTTCTCGCCACCACCCATAAGGCGCTGTTGGAGGTTGTGGGCGAACTCTCCAGCAAGCTTCTCGGCCTGTTTGGCAATGACCTTTTGCCCGATACTGCCTAGAATTCCCGCCAATGCGGCTTCACAGTCAACACTGATACGCGTGTCTGCACCCTCCGGATGGAGACGAACGATACTTTCGGAGCGAAAGTTCCCTACCGCGCCGCGAACTGCCCTGCCCGTCGCCGTGAATCCAATGCTGCAGCCCTCGATTTTTTCGATAATGCGAACCTTTGATTCGAAGGTCGCCGAGATAGGTCCAACGCGCTGCGTCACGAGCACTTTGAAGGTGTCCTGATCAATCACTTCAATCTGTTCGACACCTGGCATGCATTGGGCAACTTGGTCAGGCCGCTCAAAAAAAGCCCAAAGCGTTTCCGCATTCTCTGCAACGACAAATTCCTGAACGAATTTCATTTTGAAGGGCTCACTTTACGGCTGTCTCATCGCGGAGATCGCGCATCGCACGCGCGACGTAAATTTCGGTCAAATGCCTTCGGTAAGCTTCCGAAGCACGGATATCTGTCGCGGGATTGATGAATTCAGAGGCAACTCGAGCGGCTTCGGCGATCACGGTATCAGATAGGTCGGACCCCTCGGCAGTGCTCATAGCTTCACGCGCGAGAACGGGTGTTTCATCAACGCCGCCAAGGCCGATACGCACGCCCTGCCATGCGCCGTTGGAACCGCGGTCGGCGACAACGGCAACGGAAACGATGGCAAAATCGTTATGCCGGCGATTCACCTCATAAAACGCGAAGTGCTCGGGGTGGCGCGGATAGCGGACTTTTAACAGAACTTCATCAGGTTCTGCCGCCGTCGCATAGGAGCCTACGAAAAAGTCCTCCAGCGCCATAGTTCGCGTGCCGGTCACCGAATACAGCGTCACCTCGGCACCGAGAGTAAGCGCTGCCAGTGGCATCTCACCGGTCGGATCCGCCTGCATGAGGCTGCCGCCGAGCGTGCCGCGATTGCGCACCTGCCGGTCGCCAACGAAATGGATCATTCGCACCAACAATGGCAACCGCTCCGCGACGAGCGAGTGAGTCTCGATCGTCCGATACCGCACCATCGCACCAAGGATCGTGTCGTCACCCCTTGGCTCTATCCCATCCAGTTCCGCCAACCGTTCAATGTCAATCAGCGCGGAAGGCCTCCAGAGGCGCAGGTTCATCATCGGAATGATGCTTTGGCCTCCAGCCAAGATTCGAGCATTACCTGCATAGTCATCTAACAAGCCGACGGTCTCATCGATGGAATCAGGACGATGATATATGAAGTCGGCAGCTTTCATGACCAGGCCTTCCCACCCGACATCCGCATGAGAACATGATTGATCGGCGAGGCAACTTTCATGGTCGGCTTCGCGGCTTTGTTGCTCCAGACAGTCTCCGGACGAACCTGTAAGACCGCGATCTGACCGTCCTGGTCGATCGCCCACTCGATGTCCTGCGGCGCCCCCCGATCCTTCTCGATTTGCTTTGCCAGCGTAGCAAGTCCAACGGACTCTGCATCACTTAGGCAGGGCACCGCCTGACGGGCTTGCTCAATTGGGAAAAGACCGACCACACCACTTTCCGAATCAAACCTGTACTCTTCCGGTTGGATGGAAATAGACTTCTTTAACAACGTGAGTTGCACTTTATCTGCAATGAATTGCGAAGGCGTTATGTCGCCTTTGACCACGCCCTCTCCCAAACCCCAGCAGGCCTCAATCGCGACTTTGGAGCGATCGCCAGTAATTGGATCAAGTGTGAACATCACGCCGGCTGCCCGGGCTTGCACCATCTGTTGCACACCAACACAGATAGCAAAATCACCTTGGTCCATGATCGTTTTTCCATCGTGCTGGTATGACAAAACGGCGTCACTAAACATCCCGGCCCAGCACCGACGCATATGCCCAATCACAGATTCAATGCCTGATATCCAAAGATATGTTTCGTACTGGCCGGCGAAGCTAGCGCCCGCTAGATCTTCAGACTCACCACTGGATCGCACCGCAACAGGAACATCCTTGATCCCTGTCCGCTCGGATAACCGTGCATAAGATTCTTGGACCACCTTCTCCAATCTCTCCGGGAGTGGAGTCCTGATGATCTGCTCAATCAAACCTGCAGTTTCGGCGCTGATTTTCTCAGGCGGCAAACCTGCACAAACCTTTTGCACCTTCCGGGCCTCCGCTGTTAGTCCGGCAGCCTCCATGAAGTCGCGGTACGCATGCGTGGTGATTCCAAATCCTAGTGGCACCGCCAAGCCATCCGCTGTCGACTTAGCCAAGCTGGAGAACTTCCCGCCAAGAATCGGATTCTCTATTGACGCTGGGTCATCCAGCCACAGCACATAAGGACGCGCACTCATCCAGCCTGTTCCTCCAGAATTCGCACCAAGCCAATGTTGCCGTCGACCTCGATCATATCGCCGGTTTTGATTCGAGCGGTGGCAAAACCTGTGCCGACAACGGCTGGCAATCCGTATTCGCGTGACACGATCGCGGTATGCGCCATCATGCCACCGACATCCGAGACAGCTGCGCGGATGCGCGGAAAGATTGGTGCCCAGCTTGGAGCCGTAACGCGGCAAACCAAAATTTCGCCGTCAACGATATTGTACAGGTGTGACGGATCGGTGATCACTCGCGCTTTGCCGGATACCTTACCGGCAGAGGCTGCAACGCCACGCAGCTCGGAAGCGCTGTTCGGATCTACGCCAAGCCATTCCTCAATGGTTTCCTGCGTGATACCCCACAGCATAATCGTGAGCGGCTCGGTAATTGTTTCGGGCGGCGTACCCAACGCTGGCGGCGGCGTCCATTTTGCCAGGTTGTCACGAATTTGGCGTCTCTCGGCGATTATTGGTTTCCAGTAAAACTCGCCCCTCGGCTGTGTTCCGACAGCCCAACCGATCATTAAATCGTAAAGCGCATCGTAAATTTCATGGCGATGAAGGTAGAAAATGTCTTCCTTCGAATCGAAGAACTTGTGGGCGACAAAAACATTCCCCAACTCGCGCACCTTCGACCAGAAAATGGAATGATGCAGGTGCTCGACATAAAAATTGTGATCCTCTACGAACGGGAACACCTTGCGAGCCAGCTCAAGCAAGCTATCAAAAGCCTCGCGATCTTCATCTGTAGGTAGGTGCCCGCGATACTCTTCTGTGACCCGCGCTCGTTTCTCCAGTATCTGGTCCAGTGGGCGCCGCACATCTTCACCACTGCGGATTGCGTTGATATAGCCGCGCATTGCGGTGAAGGGCAGCCTGAGATCGGTCATCCAAACCGGATCGGCGTGACAATAGCCTGAACCCGTCGAGAACCAGAACCACGGATCTTTTGCCTCCTCCAGGGAAGCCAACCACTGCTTACCGGCGTTACTGTTCGCCAAATCGGCAATAACTTCGTCAGGTTGACGGTTCGGAAGGATGGTATCGCCTACTCCCAAGTCGACAGCGAGCTGCGCGAGTTTGCGTAGCTCGTCATCCGGCCTAAATAACAGGATATCGATGCCAGAAACCATGTCGGTTATGGTCTGGTCGGCGATACCCGGAAATACGCTCTGGCAGAACTCCCGATAGGTTAGATAGGCACCATAACCGAGGTTCAGCATCTCGAAATGATACGAGCCCATTTCGAGCATATTCTCGATTAAGCGACTGTAGTCGCGGAGCATTTCAAGCGACGAATAAGTACCTTTGTGGGAGGTAACGCTTTCCTCGGGTTCGTATTCCGGGAGTGGCTTGAACTCCATCTCTCGCAGGCGATCGATACAGTCCATCGCCTTGACCTTCCAATTCTCGAAAATTTCGTCCCAGTTCTCGAAATAATGGCCGGCACGCTTGGTAAAATACTCTTGCCGTTCGGCGATCTTCGCTGGGTCAGTGACCGCGTTCGGGCTGACATAGAGATAACCGTTGATGATTCGGTGATCGATACCCAAAGCAGGAGGAAGTGCCCATACCCGGCTGGACATTTGACTGACCGCCACCCACCAATTCTCGGTCATGATTGTATCAAATGGATACAACGGGTCGGGATTATGCATTCCATCGAAGAACCAGAACTTAGACTCCTCAAACTCCCGACGATCTTCGCTTATCAGGGCATAATACCGGTAGAGGCTCTCCCACCCCTCGGCCCCACTTGGCGTCTCGACCTCGAATGGGCTTTTGAAGGAATTCACTGGTTTAGGCATTCTGCACTCCCCTTTTGCTTCTTGCTCGCACTATTTGCCCATCATCGGGTGCTTGTTCTTTGGTTGCCGCACGACCGAAGGTAATTCATTGCCTCCGATACTTGCACCACATCAGCGTATTTTTGCTGTATATCGAATAGGTTGGCATCGTGTGGCGGCTTCGAGCGATCCGCAACGCAACCTTCGGGTACCAGTACGTTGAACCCGTATTGCACGGCATCGACCACGCTGGCGCGCACACATCCGCTCGTTGTCGCGCCGGTAACGATTACCGTGTCCACCCCCGCACCGTTTAGCATTGCGGCGAGATTGGTTCCGTGGAAGGCCGATGCCCCGTGCTTGATGATTATCGGTTCGGTCGCGCGTGGCTCCAGCCGCTGGTCAATTTCTACCAATCGCGACCCAGCAACTAGAGACGCCATGCCAGTTGCCTTGCGAAGCCAGGGGAGCATTTCAAGCTCTCCAGGCGTGTAGGAAATCGTTGTGAAAACTATAGGGAACCGCATCGCCCTTCCGATATTGATCAGCTCCTTCGTCGCCTCGATTTCAGCGCTCATATCCGCAGCTGTCGGGTAAATCGGATCGGTGAATCCGTATGAGAAATCGACGACGAGGATTGCAGGGAAGCAACCTCGTTGGCCAGCGACTCCAAAGCCAGCCGTTCGATAGATATCTTCTTGCCTCGCACTAGACATAGAATGACGGACCTTCCGCTCCCTGCCGTCGCCCCGAACCTCGTGGCGTTCCGGGCGATATCTCTAATCTCATCTGGTATTTAGGTATACCAGATGAGATTAGAGATACAAGTGTTATCTGTGAGCATTCCGGCTTAATGTCTGTATCCCTGAGCGAAGCGCAGCACCTTCCCCCGAATGACTTCCTATGCCGACGGAACATCTTGCCGGGCCGCAATACTCATGGTACTGAAGCTATATAATCGTGTTCTTTCGAACAACTTTCAGATGTGTTAGCACGCCCCAATAAGAAGCCGGAGTGAGCAGCATAAGCCAGCGATATTGGAACAATGATCAGGTACTTTGAGGATAGAGTTAATCCTATCACCGTAAGAACCAGTGAGGGTATTGCGAACCTCATCCGCCGAGAAATTCTCACGGGAAAGTTTAAGCCGGACCAGCCATTGATGGAGCGCAGTATAGCGCAAGAGCTAGGCGTCAGCCGGACCCCTGTGCGCGAAGCGCTATTCACATTGCAGGGTGAGGGACTGGTCGAACTGGTCCCGCGACGTTATGCCCGGGTCCGACGTATAACAAGGCAGGATATCGCCCAGATATATTCAATGCGGCTGGTACTGGAGACTCATGCCGCCCGAAGCGCGGCTCTTTATGCCGACCGGGATGCCATTCTCAACATCGAGGTCGCATTGTTACGTCAGGAAAGCCTGGACACTTCCTGCAGCGCGTTGGAACAGGCCAACGCCGATCTGGCATTTCATGCGGCTGTCACAGCGGCGGCGGGAAGCCAGGTTCAATTGACGATCATTAATCACGTGCTCGCTATGACCGCTACGCTTCGATCGCGCATTAAATACGAGGGTAAGCGAGCCAAAATGGCTGTCAAACAGCATCGCGAGGTTCTCAAGGCTATCAAAGCGAGCGATGCCGACAAAGCTGGCGAATTGATGAAAGCACATATCGAATGGTCCACCGCGAACGCCCGTGAAATGGGCCTTCTGACCGACCCGGATTCAAAACCGACTACCTCCAGGTAAGCACGGATTCCCTTCAAGCCGGAATAGCAGAGCAATTCCTGAGCAGAAGCGGCGCACCAAATCGATCAAGCAGATTTGCGACCGGTATAGTGCTCACGGATCTGATCGATTGCGATCGCCAATACGAGCACCGCGCCCATTATAAAGGTCTGTAGATAGCTGTTAACTCGCAGCAGGTTCATTCCGTTCGACAACAAAGTGATAAAGAAAGCGCCCAGTACGACATTGCGCACGAGGCCCTTGCCACCTGTCAGCGCTACCCCGCCGATGATGCAGCCTGCTATTGCTTTG
It encodes the following:
- a CDS encoding xanthine dehydrogenase family protein molybdopterin-binding subunit is translated as MNAETKPQAPNTKDQRSTSKASTNRIIGQSLPRKEDDRLLQGGGLFVDDAQFAHQIEMAIARCPFPHARILRINTAAAWQVPGVLEIFTGKEVAERSNPLTVLRPVPGAPALPYFALARDVALHEGQAVVSIAAETRAIAEDALDLLEIDYEPLPHVTDTAKCLDNDAPVLHPELLANNLMAENTDQIGEPDQKCGTAEVVARGRFYNSRVAPLSLETRGVAVYWRAGARMLDVRLSTQVPHLVRKQLAESLRLEESGIRVVASDVGGAYGMKLGAFPEDILASLHAISLGRPVKWIEDRMEYFRASTHGRESIHNMAIAADRDGRIKAIIDDYVTDIGGWNSPFGSAQLSSVTFAGPYKVSDARATRMVVLSNKTPIGAYRGYGQPEVNFALEVLLDRMAGKLGKSPLALRRLNMLQPGDLPWRTASGAVYDIGDYPRTLEMAAAAVDYEAHFAAPRVVRGDGRIKGIGLSSFVERTGYASARFLANRGSQFGAHESVTLRANRSGGVDLYSGVSTFGQGSETAFAQICAQVLGIDYDAVRVHAGDTASSPLNTGAFASRTLIAASGAIKQAAEVMRQKILLIGGMALEQSPANLTIRQMAVCVKNNPTLSVPLADVFKRAITGQGIPNGIEPGLEATAHFEPREASFSFGTAAAVVAVDPQTGEYKVERFVMAHDCGIEVNPMLVEGQVRGALVQGIGAAMNEELRYDAETGQLINGSMMDYFAPMSVDVPPIQLLHTEVPSDVTTFGVRGVGEVGTIPPAAAIANAVCDALRDYQIEISELPITPEKVWRAICTAKQAR
- a CDS encoding (2Fe-2S)-binding protein, which encodes MISRTNQTEVSFTVNGELIAESAPVRMHAADFLRQKLGLTGTHIGCEQGVCGMCTITVDGQVVKSCLMLAVQLDGRNVCTVEALSEGNRLSLLQESFKRHHALQCGFCTPAFLCVAKSLESHGRVLSKEEIREEIAGVLCRCTGYEGIVNAIEEYLTAALDAGANQKEAEA
- a CDS encoding leucyl aminopeptidase, with translation MDLMSLTEICLHQLTMSGVHEGEKVVVLSQGSERLDYADAFMAAGQRLGAKMYNMRLPMPVAGSGNWEVGVNGLSSNPEAVEALKQADMLIDLMFLLFSKEQMAIQAAGTRVLTAVEPASLLARLLPTKELRERVEIGAEILSKAKVMRITSPHGTDVTYQLGVYPTISEYGCTDEPGRWDHWPAAFVFTGASDDGVDGQIVVAPGDVLLPFNAYARDPITYTIEKGLITDIRGGLDADLVKSYMESFKDPRGYGMSHVGWGLDHRAQWHGLTNFPGGMGMELRSFYGNVMFSTGPNNELGGPNDTACHLDIPMRHCSLYLDDEPIVIDGDIAVEEMRHLPA
- a CDS encoding alpha/beta fold hydrolase codes for the protein MKVQIAGKSQYVEANGLRHHLLTYGNAGAPAVFMLPGITSPAATADFLAIRIAALGFTVYVPDIRGRGQTEIAPPGGYRLSDYAADVHGLIRALGLHKPVIIGHSMGARIAAAYATTYAMEDHGLLVLVDPPVCGPGRGGYPTSLESFMTQLKEAKAGTTLDEVRRFYPKWPERELQLRIEVLPQCDETAVRESHAGFETENFFPYWERITQPAVLIYGGNSPVVTREGAADLARANPTIRLYCVREAGHMIPWDNEAGFFQTLEPILADAKS
- a CDS encoding maleate cis-trans isomerase family protein, whose translation is MKRVGLIVPSSNTTMETEIPALLRQSASWDFPGFTFHSSRARLHTVDVQSLSRMVDDGDRCAAELGDADVDVIAYACLVALMSRGAGAHKRIEAKLGEVVLGDRGKGVPIVSSAGALVRTLDALGLRKVALVAPYMPELTKMVIAYIEAAGVTVTNSVSLSISNNLAVGRLDPLNLPEHVAKLDLSGVDGLILSACVQMPSLPAVQMVQDKIGLPVITAATCTTREILLALGLDPIVPNAGAALGTQSTGVISKAKVSA
- a CDS encoding CoxG family protein translates to MKFVQEFVVAENAETLWAFFERPDQVAQCMPGVEQIEVIDQDTFKVLVTQRVGPISATFESKVRIIEKIEGCSIGFTATGRAVRGAVGNFRSESIVRLHPEGADTRISVDCEAALAGILGSIGQKVIAKQAEKLAGEFAHNLQQRLMGGGENYQPTAAAPRKIGTGARVASTVAAPSYGPVVSNGWSKVAAALAAANVALSLVIISVLL
- a CDS encoding FAD binding domain-containing protein, translating into MKAADFIYHRPDSIDETVGLLDDYAGNARILAGGQSIIPMMNLRLWRPSALIDIERLAELDGIEPRGDDTILGAMVRYRTIETHSLVAERLPLLVRMIHFVGDRQVRNRGTLGGSLMQADPTGEMPLAALTLGAEVTLYSVTGTRTMALEDFFVGSYATAAEPDEVLLKVRYPRHPEHFAFYEVNRRHNDFAIVSVAVVADRGSNGAWQGVRIGLGGVDETPVLAREAMSTAEGSDLSDTVIAEAARVASEFINPATDIRASEAYRRHLTEIYVARAMRDLRDETAVK
- a CDS encoding PEP/pyruvate-binding domain-containing protein, with amino-acid sequence MLWLDDPASIENPILGGKFSSLAKSTADGLAVPLGFGITTHAYRDFMEAAGLTAEARKVQKVCAGLPPEKISAETAGLIEQIIRTPLPERLEKVVQESYARLSERTGIKDVPVAVRSSGESEDLAGASFAGQYETYLWISGIESVIGHMRRCWAGMFSDAVLSYQHDGKTIMDQGDFAICVGVQQMVQARAAGVMFTLDPITGDRSKVAIEACWGLGEGVVKGDITPSQFIADKVQLTLLKKSISIQPEEYRFDSESGVVGLFPIEQARQAVPCLSDAESVGLATLAKQIEKDRGAPQDIEWAIDQDGQIAVLQVRPETVWSNKAAKPTMKVASPINHVLMRMSGGKAWS